In Calditrichota bacterium, the following proteins share a genomic window:
- a CDS encoding pantoate--beta-alanine ligase, whose translation MKIVKSIREMQQLSDELRCQGKKIGFVPTMGYLHEGHLSLLREAKKRCDVLVMSIFVNPTQFGPNEDFAQYPRNFERDSRLAEKEGCDVIFSPDTEEMYPENYLTSVEVEEITNILCGASRPGHFRGVTTVVAKLFNAVKPHVAVFGQKDAQQAVVIKRMTRDLNFDIDIIIAPIVREHDGLAMSSRNTYLSPEEREQALVLNRSLKMAEELILSGERDAETVKQKMKDMINEQPDAKIDYVEILHPETLEFQSKIKSDVLIALAVKIGKTRLIDNLVVKVGR comes from the coding sequence GTGAAAATAGTCAAATCAATTCGTGAGATGCAACAATTGTCCGATGAACTTCGGTGTCAGGGCAAAAAAATCGGCTTTGTGCCCACGATGGGATATTTGCATGAGGGACATTTGAGTCTTTTGCGCGAGGCAAAAAAACGCTGCGACGTGTTGGTCATGTCCATTTTCGTCAATCCGACCCAATTTGGTCCCAACGAAGATTTTGCGCAGTATCCCAGGAATTTTGAGCGCGATAGCCGGCTGGCAGAGAAAGAGGGCTGCGACGTCATTTTTTCTCCTGATACGGAAGAAATGTATCCGGAAAATTATTTGACCTCCGTCGAAGTGGAAGAAATCACGAACATTCTCTGCGGTGCTTCCAGACCGGGACATTTTCGCGGCGTCACTACTGTGGTCGCAAAATTATTTAATGCAGTCAAGCCGCACGTCGCTGTTTTCGGCCAGAAAGATGCGCAGCAGGCGGTTGTCATAAAACGAATGACTCGTGATTTGAATTTCGATATCGACATTATCATTGCGCCCATTGTCCGCGAACATGACGGATTGGCGATGAGCTCGCGAAATACTTATCTTTCCCCGGAAGAAAGAGAACAGGCGCTGGTTTTAAATCGTTCGTTGAAGATGGCGGAGGAACTTATTTTGTCCGGCGAAAGGGACGCAGAAACAGTCAAACAAAAAATGAAAGATATGATCAATGAACAGCCGGATGCCAAGATTGATTATGTGGAAATTTTACACCCGGAAACACTTGAATTTCAATCTAAAATCAAGTCTGATGTGCTGATTGCGTTGGCTGTGAAAATCGGGAAGACGCGGTTGATTGATAATCTGGTTGTAAAAGTTGGACGGTAA